Proteins encoded by one window of Castor canadensis chromosome 2, mCasCan1.hap1v2, whole genome shotgun sequence:
- the Casp2 gene encoding caspase-2 isoform X2, with protein MHPDHQETLKKNRVVLAKQLLLSELLEHLLEKDIITLEMRELIQAKVGSFSQNVELLNLLPKRGPQAFNAFCEALRETKQGHLEDLLLSTLSGLQHVLPPLSCDYDVSLPFPVCESCPPHKQLRLSTVDTVEHSLDNGDGPPCLQVKPCTPEFYQTHYQLAYRLQSRPRGLALVLSNVHFTGEKDLEFRSGGDVDHSTLVTLFKLLGYNVHILHDQTAQEMQEKLQNFAQLPEHRVTDSCIVALLSHGVEGGIYGVDGKLLQLQEIFRLFDNVNCPSLQNKPKMFFIQACRGDETDRGVDQQDGKNHARSPGCEESDAGKEELLKMRLPTRSDMICGYACLKGTAAMRNTKRGSWYIEALTQVFSERACDMHVADMLVKVNALIKEREGYAPGTEFHRCKEMSEYCSTLCRHLYLFPGYPPT; from the exons ATGCATCCTGACCATCAAGAAACACTGAAAAAGAACCGAGTGGTGCTAGCCAAACAGCTGTTGCTGAGTGAACTATTAGAACATCTCCTGGAGAAGGACATCATCACTTTGGAAATGAGGGAGCTCATCCAG GCCAAAGTGGGCAGTTTCAGCCAGAATGTGGAACTCCTCAACTTGTTGCCTAAGAGGGGCCCCCAGGCTTTTAATGCCTTCTGTGAGGCACTGAGGGAGACCAAGCAAGGTCACCTGGAGGATCTATTACTCTCAACCCTCTCTGGTCTTCAGCATGTTCTCCCACCG TTGAGCTGTGACTACGATGTGAGTCTCCCTTTCCCAGTGTGTGAGTCCTGTCCCCCTCATAAGCAGCTCCGCCTGTCGACAG TAGATACTGTGGAACACTCCCTAGATAATGGAGATGGTCCTCCCTGCCTTCAGGTGAAGCCTTGCACTCCTGAGTTTTATCAGACACATTACCAGCTG GCCTACAGATTACAGTCTCGGCCTCGTGGCCTGGCACTAGTGCTGAGCAATGTGCACTTCACTGGAGAAAAAGACCTGGAATTTCGCTCTGGAGGGGATGTGGACCACAGTACTTTAGTCACCCTGTTCAAGCTCTTGGGCTACAACGTGCATATTTTACATGACCAGACCGCACAG GAAATGCAAGAGAAACTCCAGAATTTTGCACAGTTGCCTGAACACCGAGTCACAGACTCCTGCATAGTGGCACTCCTCTCACATGGTGTGGAGGGCGGCATCTATGGTGTGGATGGCAAACTGCTTCAG cTCCAAGAGATTTTTCGACTCTTCGACAATGTCAACTGTCCAAGCCTGCAAAACAAGCCAAAAATGTTCTTCATCCAGGCCTGCCGTGGAG ATGAGACTGATCGTGGGGTCGACCAGCAAGATGGAAAGAACCATGCAAGATCCCCTGGGTGTGAGGAAAGTGATGCTGGTAAAGAGGAGTTACTGAAGATGAGACTGCCCACACGTTCGGACATGATATGTGGCTATGCCTGCCTCAAAG GCACTGCTGCCATGCGGAACACCAAGCGGGGTTCTTGGTACATTGAGGCACTCACTCAGGTGTTCTCTGAGAGGGCTTGTGACATGCACGTGGCTGACATGCTGGTTAAG GTGAATGCCCTTATCAAGGAACGTGAAGGTTATGCCCCTGGCACAGAATTCCACCGATGCAAGGAGATGTCTGAGTACTGTAGCACCCTATGCCGTCACCTCTACCTGTTCCCAGGATACCCTCCCACGTGA
- the Casp2 gene encoding caspase-2 isoform X1 gives MAVPSAGSRPALQPKGLMAADRRGRILGVCGMHPDHQETLKKNRVVLAKQLLLSELLEHLLEKDIITLEMRELIQAKVGSFSQNVELLNLLPKRGPQAFNAFCEALRETKQGHLEDLLLSTLSGLQHVLPPLSCDYDVSLPFPVCESCPPHKQLRLSTVDTVEHSLDNGDGPPCLQVKPCTPEFYQTHYQLAYRLQSRPRGLALVLSNVHFTGEKDLEFRSGGDVDHSTLVTLFKLLGYNVHILHDQTAQEMQEKLQNFAQLPEHRVTDSCIVALLSHGVEGGIYGVDGKLLQLQEIFRLFDNVNCPSLQNKPKMFFIQACRGDETDRGVDQQDGKNHARSPGCEESDAGKEELLKMRLPTRSDMICGYACLKGTAAMRNTKRGSWYIEALTQVFSERACDMHVADMLVKVNALIKEREGYAPGTEFHRCKEMSEYCSTLCRHLYLFPGYPPT, from the exons ATGGCGGTGCCGAGCGCGGGGTCCCGACCTGCCCTGCAGCCAAAAGGGCTAATGGCCGCTGACAGGAGGGGCAG GATACTGGGAGTGTGTGGTATGCATCCTGACCATCAAGAAACACTGAAAAAGAACCGAGTGGTGCTAGCCAAACAGCTGTTGCTGAGTGAACTATTAGAACATCTCCTGGAGAAGGACATCATCACTTTGGAAATGAGGGAGCTCATCCAG GCCAAAGTGGGCAGTTTCAGCCAGAATGTGGAACTCCTCAACTTGTTGCCTAAGAGGGGCCCCCAGGCTTTTAATGCCTTCTGTGAGGCACTGAGGGAGACCAAGCAAGGTCACCTGGAGGATCTATTACTCTCAACCCTCTCTGGTCTTCAGCATGTTCTCCCACCG TTGAGCTGTGACTACGATGTGAGTCTCCCTTTCCCAGTGTGTGAGTCCTGTCCCCCTCATAAGCAGCTCCGCCTGTCGACAG TAGATACTGTGGAACACTCCCTAGATAATGGAGATGGTCCTCCCTGCCTTCAGGTGAAGCCTTGCACTCCTGAGTTTTATCAGACACATTACCAGCTG GCCTACAGATTACAGTCTCGGCCTCGTGGCCTGGCACTAGTGCTGAGCAATGTGCACTTCACTGGAGAAAAAGACCTGGAATTTCGCTCTGGAGGGGATGTGGACCACAGTACTTTAGTCACCCTGTTCAAGCTCTTGGGCTACAACGTGCATATTTTACATGACCAGACCGCACAG GAAATGCAAGAGAAACTCCAGAATTTTGCACAGTTGCCTGAACACCGAGTCACAGACTCCTGCATAGTGGCACTCCTCTCACATGGTGTGGAGGGCGGCATCTATGGTGTGGATGGCAAACTGCTTCAG cTCCAAGAGATTTTTCGACTCTTCGACAATGTCAACTGTCCAAGCCTGCAAAACAAGCCAAAAATGTTCTTCATCCAGGCCTGCCGTGGAG ATGAGACTGATCGTGGGGTCGACCAGCAAGATGGAAAGAACCATGCAAGATCCCCTGGGTGTGAGGAAAGTGATGCTGGTAAAGAGGAGTTACTGAAGATGAGACTGCCCACACGTTCGGACATGATATGTGGCTATGCCTGCCTCAAAG GCACTGCTGCCATGCGGAACACCAAGCGGGGTTCTTGGTACATTGAGGCACTCACTCAGGTGTTCTCTGAGAGGGCTTGTGACATGCACGTGGCTGACATGCTGGTTAAG GTGAATGCCCTTATCAAGGAACGTGAAGGTTATGCCCCTGGCACAGAATTCCACCGATGCAAGGAGATGTCTGAGTACTGTAGCACCCTATGCCGTCACCTCTACCTGTTCCCAGGATACCCTCCCACGTGA
- the Casp2 gene encoding caspase-2 isoform X3 translates to MAVPSAGSRPALQPKGLMAADRRGRILGVCGMHPDHQETLKKNRVVLAKQLLLSELLEHLLEKDIITLEMRELIQAKVGSFSQNVELLNLLPKRGPQAFNAFCEALRETKQGHLEDLLLSTLSGLQHVLPPLSCDYDVSLPFPVCESCPPHKQLRLSTVDTVEHSLDNGDGPPCLQVKPCTPEFYQTHYQLAYRLQSRPRGLALVLSNVHFTGEKDLEFRSGGDVDHSTLVTLFKLLGYNVHILHDQTAQEMQEKLQNFAQLPEHRVTDSCIVALLSHGVEGGIYGVDGKLLQLQEIFRLFDNVNCPSLQNKPKMFFIQACRGGAIGSLGHLLLFTAATASLAL, encoded by the exons ATGGCGGTGCCGAGCGCGGGGTCCCGACCTGCCCTGCAGCCAAAAGGGCTAATGGCCGCTGACAGGAGGGGCAG GATACTGGGAGTGTGTGGTATGCATCCTGACCATCAAGAAACACTGAAAAAGAACCGAGTGGTGCTAGCCAAACAGCTGTTGCTGAGTGAACTATTAGAACATCTCCTGGAGAAGGACATCATCACTTTGGAAATGAGGGAGCTCATCCAG GCCAAAGTGGGCAGTTTCAGCCAGAATGTGGAACTCCTCAACTTGTTGCCTAAGAGGGGCCCCCAGGCTTTTAATGCCTTCTGTGAGGCACTGAGGGAGACCAAGCAAGGTCACCTGGAGGATCTATTACTCTCAACCCTCTCTGGTCTTCAGCATGTTCTCCCACCG TTGAGCTGTGACTACGATGTGAGTCTCCCTTTCCCAGTGTGTGAGTCCTGTCCCCCTCATAAGCAGCTCCGCCTGTCGACAG TAGATACTGTGGAACACTCCCTAGATAATGGAGATGGTCCTCCCTGCCTTCAGGTGAAGCCTTGCACTCCTGAGTTTTATCAGACACATTACCAGCTG GCCTACAGATTACAGTCTCGGCCTCGTGGCCTGGCACTAGTGCTGAGCAATGTGCACTTCACTGGAGAAAAAGACCTGGAATTTCGCTCTGGAGGGGATGTGGACCACAGTACTTTAGTCACCCTGTTCAAGCTCTTGGGCTACAACGTGCATATTTTACATGACCAGACCGCACAG GAAATGCAAGAGAAACTCCAGAATTTTGCACAGTTGCCTGAACACCGAGTCACAGACTCCTGCATAGTGGCACTCCTCTCACATGGTGTGGAGGGCGGCATCTATGGTGTGGATGGCAAACTGCTTCAG cTCCAAGAGATTTTTCGACTCTTCGACAATGTCAACTGTCCAAGCCTGCAAAACAAGCCAAAAATGTTCTTCATCCAGGCCTGCCGTGGAG GTGCTATTGGATCCCTTGGGCACCTCCTTCTGTTCACTGCTGCCACCGCCTCTCTTGCTCT ATGA
- the Casp2 gene encoding caspase-2 isoform X4 translates to MAVPSAGSRPALQPKGLMAADRRGRILGVCGMHPDHQETLKKNRVVLAKQLLLSELLEHLLEKDIITLEMRELIQAKVGSFSQNVELLNLLPKRGPQAFNAFCEALRETKQGHLEDLLLSTLSGLQHVLPPLSCDYDVSLPFPVCESCPPHKQLRLSTGLQITVSASWPGTSAEQCALHWRKRPGISLWRGCGPQYFSHPVQALGLQRAYFT, encoded by the exons ATGGCGGTGCCGAGCGCGGGGTCCCGACCTGCCCTGCAGCCAAAAGGGCTAATGGCCGCTGACAGGAGGGGCAG GATACTGGGAGTGTGTGGTATGCATCCTGACCATCAAGAAACACTGAAAAAGAACCGAGTGGTGCTAGCCAAACAGCTGTTGCTGAGTGAACTATTAGAACATCTCCTGGAGAAGGACATCATCACTTTGGAAATGAGGGAGCTCATCCAG GCCAAAGTGGGCAGTTTCAGCCAGAATGTGGAACTCCTCAACTTGTTGCCTAAGAGGGGCCCCCAGGCTTTTAATGCCTTCTGTGAGGCACTGAGGGAGACCAAGCAAGGTCACCTGGAGGATCTATTACTCTCAACCCTCTCTGGTCTTCAGCATGTTCTCCCACCG TTGAGCTGTGACTACGATGTGAGTCTCCCTTTCCCAGTGTGTGAGTCCTGTCCCCCTCATAAGCAGCTCCGCCTGTCGACAG GCCTACAGATTACAGTCTCGGCCTCGTGGCCTGGCACTAGTGCTGAGCAATGTGCACTTCACTGGAGAAAAAGACCTGGAATTTCGCTCTGGAGGGGATGTGGACCACAGTACTTTAGTCACCCTGTTCAAGCTCTTGGGCTACAACGTGCATATTTTACATGA
- the Casp2 gene encoding caspase-2 isoform X5, whose product MAVPSAGSRPALQPKGLMAADRRGRILGVCGMHPDHQETLKKNRVVLAKQLLLSELLEHLLEKDIITLEMRELIQAKVGSFSQNVELLNLLPKRGPQAFNAFCEALRETKQGHLEDLLLSTLSGLQHVLPPLSCDYDVSLPFPVCESCPPHKQLRLSTVIQQFEHLLPASEVKRTCL is encoded by the exons ATGGCGGTGCCGAGCGCGGGGTCCCGACCTGCCCTGCAGCCAAAAGGGCTAATGGCCGCTGACAGGAGGGGCAG GATACTGGGAGTGTGTGGTATGCATCCTGACCATCAAGAAACACTGAAAAAGAACCGAGTGGTGCTAGCCAAACAGCTGTTGCTGAGTGAACTATTAGAACATCTCCTGGAGAAGGACATCATCACTTTGGAAATGAGGGAGCTCATCCAG GCCAAAGTGGGCAGTTTCAGCCAGAATGTGGAACTCCTCAACTTGTTGCCTAAGAGGGGCCCCCAGGCTTTTAATGCCTTCTGTGAGGCACTGAGGGAGACCAAGCAAGGTCACCTGGAGGATCTATTACTCTCAACCCTCTCTGGTCTTCAGCATGTTCTCCCACCG TTGAGCTGTGACTACGATGTGAGTCTCCCTTTCCCAGTGTGTGAGTCCTGTCCCCCTCATAAGCAGCTCCGCCTGTCGACAG TCATTCAGCAGTTTGAGCACCTACTACCTGCAAGCGAAGTGAAGAGAACCTGCTTATGA
- the Tmem139 gene encoding transmembrane protein 139 has protein sequence MVPSQLWGRLKKPLLFLSSASLFLGLVLLGVWPQVAPGAYFFLTLAGVFLFACLLACSLERGFRSMQTENPGASDNARDNEGFEVPTYEEAVEVMESQCQPQELDQPPPYSSVVIIPELDGGQPSQPERLGISRLERRVGSEGTITLEGNPGNTLIGLQLRVPRVVSTAPDLQNLRGLPKLEPLTPPPTYDVCFAHPDDDNVFHENNWTMP, from the exons ATGGTGCCAAGCCAGTTATGGGGGAGACTGAAGAAGCCACTTCTCTTCCTAAGCAGTGCCTCCCTTTTCCTTGGGCTGGTTTTACTGGGTGTATGGCCGCAAGTTGCCCCTGGCGCATATTTCTTTCTGACCTTGGCTGGCGTCTTCCTGTTTGCCTGCCTTCTGGCCTGTTCTCTGGAACGGGGGTTCCGATCAATGCAGACAGAGAACCCAGGGGCCTCAGACAATGCACG GGACAATGAAGGTTTTGAGGTGCCAACTTATGAAGAGGCTGTAGAGGTAATGGAATCACAGTGCCAACCCCAAGAGTTGGATCAACCACCCCCTTACAGTAGTGTTGTAATCATCCCAGAACTTGATGGGGGACAGCCCAGTCAACCAGAAAGGCTTGGGATAAGCAGACTGGAAAGGCGAGTGGGCTCAGAGGGAACTAtaactctggaaggaaatcctGGAAACACTCTAATCGGTCTTCAGCTGCGAGTACCACGGGTTGTGTCCACTGCTCCTGATCTGCAAAACTTGAGAGGGCTCCCCAAATTGGAGCCTCTTACTCCACCCCCTACCTATGATGTCTGCTTTGCTCACCCTGATGATGATAATGTTTTCCATGAAAACAACTGGACAATGCCCTAA
- the Gstk1 gene encoding glutathione S-transferase kappa 1 isoform X1 — protein MGPVPRTLELFYDVLSPYSWLGFEVLCRYQHIWNNVKLQLRPTLISGIMRESGNQPPAMIASKALYLKTDLNLLKGHFQVPITFPKDFFSVILEKGSLSAMRFLTAVNMDQPEMLEKVSRELWMRVWSRDEDITEPQSILAAAEKAGMSARQAQGLLEKISTAQVKKQLRETTEAACKYGAFGLPTTVVHVDGNTHMLFGSDRMELLAHLLENPWILWGQPLLPAHQRTVYRCL, from the exons ATGGGGCCAGTGCCGCGCACTCTAGAGCTCTTCTACGACGTGCTGTCCCCCTACTCCTGGCTGGGTTTCGAG GTCCTGTGTAGATATCAACACATCTGGAACAACGTCAAGCTGCAGTTGCGGCCCACCCTCATTTCGGGGATCATGAGGGAGAGCG GAAACCAGCCACCAGCTATGATTGCCAGCAAAGCACTGTACTTGAAAACTGACCTTAATCTCCTGAAAGGTCATTTCCAGGTTCCTATCACTTTCCCCAAGGATTTCTTCTCTGTGATTCTTGAAAAAG GAAGTTTGTCTGCCATGCGTTTCCTCACCGCTGTGAACATGGACCAACCGGAGATGTTGGAGAAGGTGTCCAGGGAGCTTTGGATGCGTGTCTGGTCACGA GATGAAGACATCACAGAGCCCCAGAGCATCTTGGCT GCTGCAGAGAAGGCAGGTATGTCTGCAAGACAAGCCCAAGGCCTTCTGGAGAAGATCTCCACAGCACAGGTGAAAAAGCAGCTCAGGGAGACCACTGAAGCAGCCTGCAAATACGGG GCCTTTGGACTGCCCACTACCGTGGTCCATGTGGATGGCAACACCCATATGTTATTTGGCTCTGACCGCATGGAGTTGTTAGCACACCTTCTGG AAAATCCCTGGATCCTGTGGGGCCAGCCCCTGCTTCCAGCACACCAGAGAACAGTGTACAGATGTCTGTGA
- the Gstk1 gene encoding glutathione S-transferase kappa 1 isoform X4, which produces MGPVPRTLELFYDVLSPYSWLGFEVLCRYQHIWNNVKLQLRPTLISGIMRESGNQPPAMIASKALYLKTDLNLLKGHFQVPITFPKDFFSVILEKGSLSAMRFLTAVNMDQPEMLEKDEDITEPQSILAAAEKAGMSARQAQGLLEKISTAQVKKQLRETTEAACKYGAFGLPTTVVHVDGNTHMLFGSDRMELLAHLLENPWILWGQPLLPAHQRTVYRCL; this is translated from the exons ATGGGGCCAGTGCCGCGCACTCTAGAGCTCTTCTACGACGTGCTGTCCCCCTACTCCTGGCTGGGTTTCGAG GTCCTGTGTAGATATCAACACATCTGGAACAACGTCAAGCTGCAGTTGCGGCCCACCCTCATTTCGGGGATCATGAGGGAGAGCG GAAACCAGCCACCAGCTATGATTGCCAGCAAAGCACTGTACTTGAAAACTGACCTTAATCTCCTGAAAGGTCATTTCCAGGTTCCTATCACTTTCCCCAAGGATTTCTTCTCTGTGATTCTTGAAAAAG GAAGTTTGTCTGCCATGCGTTTCCTCACCGCTGTGAACATGGACCAACCGGAGATGTTGGAGAAG GATGAAGACATCACAGAGCCCCAGAGCATCTTGGCT GCTGCAGAGAAGGCAGGTATGTCTGCAAGACAAGCCCAAGGCCTTCTGGAGAAGATCTCCACAGCACAGGTGAAAAAGCAGCTCAGGGAGACCACTGAAGCAGCCTGCAAATACGGG GCCTTTGGACTGCCCACTACCGTGGTCCATGTGGATGGCAACACCCATATGTTATTTGGCTCTGACCGCATGGAGTTGTTAGCACACCTTCTGG AAAATCCCTGGATCCTGTGGGGCCAGCCCCTGCTTCCAGCACACCAGAGAACAGTGTACAGATGTCTGTGA
- the Gstk1 gene encoding glutathione S-transferase kappa 1 isoform X3 encodes MGPVPRTLELFYDVLSPYSWLGFEVLCRYQHIWNNVKLQLRPTLISGIMRESGNQPPAMIASKALYLKTDLNLLKGHFQVPITFPKDFFSVILEKGSLSAMRFLTAVNMDQPEMLEKVSRELWMRVWSRDEDITEPQSILAAAEKAGMSARQAQGLLEKISTAQVKKQLRETTEAACKYGAFGLPTTVVHVDGNTHMLFGSDRMELLAHLLGEKWMGPMPPVLSARL; translated from the exons ATGGGGCCAGTGCCGCGCACTCTAGAGCTCTTCTACGACGTGCTGTCCCCCTACTCCTGGCTGGGTTTCGAG GTCCTGTGTAGATATCAACACATCTGGAACAACGTCAAGCTGCAGTTGCGGCCCACCCTCATTTCGGGGATCATGAGGGAGAGCG GAAACCAGCCACCAGCTATGATTGCCAGCAAAGCACTGTACTTGAAAACTGACCTTAATCTCCTGAAAGGTCATTTCCAGGTTCCTATCACTTTCCCCAAGGATTTCTTCTCTGTGATTCTTGAAAAAG GAAGTTTGTCTGCCATGCGTTTCCTCACCGCTGTGAACATGGACCAACCGGAGATGTTGGAGAAGGTGTCCAGGGAGCTTTGGATGCGTGTCTGGTCACGA GATGAAGACATCACAGAGCCCCAGAGCATCTTGGCT GCTGCAGAGAAGGCAGGTATGTCTGCAAGACAAGCCCAAGGCCTTCTGGAGAAGATCTCCACAGCACAGGTGAAAAAGCAGCTCAGGGAGACCACTGAAGCAGCCTGCAAATACGGG GCCTTTGGACTGCCCACTACCGTGGTCCATGTGGATGGCAACACCCATATGTTATTTGGCTCTGACCGCATGGAGTTGTTAGCACACCTTCTGG GAGAGAAGTGGATGGGCcctatgcctccagtcctgagTGCTAGACTTTAA
- the Gstk1 gene encoding glutathione S-transferase kappa 1 isoform X2: protein MGPVPRTLELFYDVLSPYSWLGFEVLCRYQHIWNNVKLQLRPTLISGIMRESGNQPPAMIASKALYLKTDLNLLKGHFQVPITFPKDFFSVILEKGSLSAMRFLTAVNMDQPEMLEKVSRELWMRVWSRDEDITEPQSILAAAEKAGMSARQAQGLLEKISTAQVKKQLRETTEAACKYGPKNSREEEVDGERKARVSMPQKWRRPLDCPLPWSMWMATPICYLALTAWSC, encoded by the exons ATGGGGCCAGTGCCGCGCACTCTAGAGCTCTTCTACGACGTGCTGTCCCCCTACTCCTGGCTGGGTTTCGAG GTCCTGTGTAGATATCAACACATCTGGAACAACGTCAAGCTGCAGTTGCGGCCCACCCTCATTTCGGGGATCATGAGGGAGAGCG GAAACCAGCCACCAGCTATGATTGCCAGCAAAGCACTGTACTTGAAAACTGACCTTAATCTCCTGAAAGGTCATTTCCAGGTTCCTATCACTTTCCCCAAGGATTTCTTCTCTGTGATTCTTGAAAAAG GAAGTTTGTCTGCCATGCGTTTCCTCACCGCTGTGAACATGGACCAACCGGAGATGTTGGAGAAGGTGTCCAGGGAGCTTTGGATGCGTGTCTGGTCACGA GATGAAGACATCACAGAGCCCCAGAGCATCTTGGCT GCTGCAGAGAAGGCAGGTATGTCTGCAAGACAAGCCCAAGGCCTTCTGGAGAAGATCTCCACAGCACAGGTGAAAAAGCAGCTCAGGGAGACCACTGAAGCAGCCTGCAAATACGGG CCCAAGAACAGCAGGGAAGAAGAAGTAGATGGTGAGAGAAAAGCCAGAGTCTCCATGCCACAGAAGTGGAGAAG GCCTTTGGACTGCCCACTACCGTGGTCCATGTGGATGGCAACACCCATATGTTATTTGGCTCTGACCGCATGGAGTTGTTAG